One Ethanoligenens harbinense YUAN-3 genomic window carries:
- a CDS encoding SpoIIE family protein phosphatase produces MLKKSGLLQISGTWAAGLEGDLPHGLAFAAACFGAGFMASRALVFGDLAPFGIAAVTAAKKKALPFILLGAVFGTVLPHGPAYPIRYIAAMGAALVFRLLCAGMGGRSAVYAPACAAAASGLTGAAVVLANGMQTHDAALCFAEMILCGCSAYFFEKAAPFLSQPSKLWGLRRRDLVSVLISFCVLLLALQPLAVHGISLGRIAGVLAILIAARFGGAGAGCAAGASMGLVLGLGGQDMAPVLAGYGFGGLIAGFFAPLGRFGCALAFVLANAAAGANMGGSSQVTADIVEVIAASVLFLLLPDKLLCRLSALFVAADERVSSKNTARSRLMEASQALRDVADTISRVGERLATMRSDDTLQHVFDEASDRACHRCGMRAYCWNTAYNDTMDAMNHLGVALRASGTATRKDVPKHFSGRCCRLGELLEAINRCYSEYTARNAARRQINGLRRMLSEQWNVIASFLSELGESAVTKQVDLAPEPVRAAFATCGLAAEQAACRLDEKGHMSVEARVSTYPKSPINRTELAAELSVACGRRLDGPKVSLSGRETVLRFRQKALYQIEYGQYSIRKSGEKLCGDAAFAFEENGRAVLLLSDGMGVGGSAAVDANLAVDLISRLLRAGFGFSAALRAVNSALMLKSEDESFATLDIAAVDLYAGAVELFKAGAPPTYLRRRGRAERIVQHSLPVGILENTGFAHSDIRLGHDDLLVLVSDGAAVGDDVWLMRAITQFEGGSMTVFARDLALMAKRHRDDGHDDDITVLAARLEQA; encoded by the coding sequence ATGTTGAAAAAATCAGGATTGCTGCAAATTTCCGGGACATGGGCCGCAGGACTGGAAGGAGATCTCCCGCATGGGCTGGCCTTTGCGGCGGCTTGCTTCGGGGCGGGCTTCATGGCGTCGCGCGCGCTGGTGTTCGGCGACCTGGCACCCTTTGGCATTGCCGCCGTGACGGCAGCGAAAAAAAAGGCGTTACCGTTCATTCTGCTGGGCGCAGTGTTCGGCACAGTGCTACCGCACGGCCCGGCCTATCCGATACGCTACATAGCCGCCATGGGCGCGGCTCTGGTATTCCGCCTGCTCTGTGCGGGCATGGGCGGCCGCAGCGCCGTTTACGCGCCGGCGTGCGCGGCCGCAGCCTCAGGCCTCACGGGCGCAGCGGTGGTGCTTGCCAACGGCATGCAGACCCACGACGCCGCGCTCTGCTTCGCGGAGATGATCCTTTGTGGATGCAGCGCGTATTTCTTTGAAAAGGCGGCGCCGTTCCTCAGCCAGCCCTCCAAGCTGTGGGGGCTTAGGCGGCGCGATCTCGTCAGCGTGCTTATCAGCTTCTGCGTGCTGCTGCTGGCGCTCCAGCCGCTTGCAGTGCACGGCATCTCCCTCGGGCGAATCGCGGGCGTGCTGGCCATTCTGATCGCGGCGCGGTTCGGCGGCGCGGGAGCGGGCTGCGCCGCAGGCGCTTCCATGGGGCTGGTGCTTGGGCTTGGCGGGCAGGATATGGCGCCTGTGCTTGCCGGGTATGGCTTCGGCGGACTGATTGCAGGTTTCTTCGCGCCGCTGGGCCGCTTTGGCTGCGCGCTGGCGTTCGTGCTGGCCAATGCGGCGGCCGGCGCCAACATGGGCGGCAGCTCGCAGGTAACCGCCGATATCGTGGAGGTCATCGCAGCTTCCGTCCTGTTTCTGCTGCTGCCGGACAAACTACTCTGCCGCCTTTCGGCGCTATTTGTGGCCGCTGATGAGCGCGTCAGCTCGAAAAACACCGCGCGTTCACGCCTGATGGAGGCTTCGCAGGCCCTGCGCGACGTTGCGGACACCATCTCCCGCGTGGGAGAGCGTCTGGCAACCATGCGGAGCGACGATACCCTACAACATGTATTTGACGAAGCCTCCGACCGCGCCTGCCATCGCTGCGGCATGCGGGCCTATTGCTGGAACACCGCCTACAACGACACGATGGACGCCATGAACCACCTGGGCGTTGCCCTGCGCGCCTCCGGCACCGCCACGCGCAAGGATGTACCCAAACATTTTTCCGGGCGGTGCTGCCGGCTGGGCGAACTGCTGGAGGCAATCAACCGCTGTTACAGCGAATACACCGCACGCAATGCGGCCCGGAGGCAGATCAACGGGCTGCGGCGCATGCTCTCCGAGCAGTGGAACGTGATCGCCTCATTTCTCTCCGAGCTGGGCGAGAGCGCCGTAACCAAACAGGTGGACCTGGCCCCCGAGCCGGTGCGCGCGGCATTCGCCACCTGCGGGCTTGCCGCCGAGCAGGCCGCCTGTCGGCTGGATGAAAAGGGGCATATGTCGGTGGAAGCCCGCGTGAGCACGTACCCCAAATCTCCCATCAACCGCACGGAACTGGCCGCGGAGCTGTCGGTTGCCTGCGGCCGCAGGCTGGATGGGCCAAAGGTCTCCCTTTCCGGGCGGGAAACCGTCCTCCGCTTCCGGCAGAAAGCGCTTTACCAGATCGAATACGGACAGTATTCCATCCGTAAAAGCGGTGAGAAGCTCTGCGGCGACGCGGCTTTCGCATTCGAGGAAAACGGGCGGGCCGTTCTCCTGCTCAGCGACGGCATGGGCGTAGGCGGCAGCGCGGCGGTGGACGCGAACCTCGCCGTGGATCTTATCTCCCGCCTGCTGCGCGCCGGGTTCGGGTTCTCGGCGGCGCTGCGGGCGGTCAATTCCGCGCTGATGCTCAAATCGGAAGACGAATCGTTTGCCACACTGGACATCGCCGCCGTGGACCTTTACGCCGGCGCGGTGGAGCTGTTCAAGGCGGGGGCGCCGCCCACCTACCTGCGGCGGCGCGGCCGCGCCGAGCGCATCGTACAGCACTCGCTGCCGGTGGGCATTCTGGAAAACACCGGGTTTGCACACTCCGACATCCGGCTGGGCCACGACGACCTATTGGTTCTGGTTTCGGACGGCGCCGCCGTGGGCGACGATGTGTGGCTGATGCGGGCCATCACACAGTTCGAGGGCGGCTCCATGACCGTTTTCGCACGGGACCTTGCCTTGATGGCAAAACGCCACCGGGACGACGGGCATGATGATGACATCACCGTGCTGGCCGCGCGCCTGGAACAGGCTTGA
- a CDS encoding transglycosylase domain-containing protein encodes MKAAGNNRPPASKKAASGSKKTERHVANKIGKVFLTLFLLVVITGSIVVGTLAVYILVFVKPENIDLTNAQLKFTSMIYANDSSGNPQLVSQINGGENRIWVSIDQMPDNLKNAFISTEDQRFYEHEGVDWKRTIGAFANFFLHFYSTDQGGSTITQQLIKNINGDTYNRKPGVKIAEIVTALNLEKKFSKDQILESYLNTIPLGGSSYGVEAASESYFGKSAKDLDLAQCAVLAGLTQAPNSYNPLKHPDKAKTRQAYVLKNMLDQKMITQAQYNQALAEPLTYVGQQPAIRSWFVDQVINDVIDDLVTQKGYMRTRATSMVLNGGLKIYSTLNPTVQTAMDNVYQTNANSSDIWLAGKNGTYQSAMVIMDYSGAVLGLEGARGAKTTNLGFSRATDMLRSPGSSIKPIGVYGPAIEQGLISWSSTFQDSPPITLNGSPWPHNDDSWSYQTMTVPEALAQSKNTIAVRIEQLVKPATTVNFLTNKLGFTTLVTKADKNGNSDMGLAVGIGSLTKGVSVETMAAAYQPFGDGGLYNKPYTYTKVLDSNGNVLLENKATGTRAFSQETSTIVNRLLQNDVTNGTGVKAQLSSTTVGGKTGTTDNGWDRWFVGITPDYVGATWCGYDDNKEMYTRDNPSVIAWHAVMQKIQSALPYKTFPVWGDVVQGADGGWYKAGTQPQ; translated from the coding sequence ATGAAAGCAGCAGGGAACAACAGGCCGCCCGCTTCTAAAAAAGCCGCGTCCGGCTCCAAAAAGACGGAGCGGCATGTTGCGAACAAGATCGGCAAGGTATTCCTGACACTTTTCCTTTTAGTGGTCATCACGGGGTCAATCGTGGTGGGCACGCTCGCCGTATATATTTTAGTGTTTGTTAAGCCGGAAAATATTGACCTGACAAACGCACAGCTCAAATTCACCAGCATGATCTATGCGAACGACAGCAGCGGCAATCCGCAGTTGGTCTCTCAGATCAACGGGGGCGAAAACCGCATCTGGGTCAGCATCGACCAGATGCCGGACAATCTGAAGAACGCATTCATCAGCACCGAAGACCAGCGCTTTTATGAGCACGAGGGCGTAGATTGGAAGCGGACCATCGGCGCCTTCGCCAACTTTTTTCTGCACTTTTACAGCACCGACCAGGGCGGCTCCACCATCACGCAGCAGCTTATCAAAAACATCAACGGCGATACGTATAACCGCAAGCCGGGCGTGAAGATCGCCGAAATCGTCACCGCGCTCAATCTCGAGAAAAAGTTTTCGAAAGACCAGATCCTCGAGAGCTATCTCAACACCATCCCGTTGGGCGGCAGCAGTTACGGCGTGGAGGCGGCGTCGGAGTCGTATTTCGGCAAAAGCGCCAAGGATCTCGACTTGGCGCAGTGCGCCGTGCTTGCGGGGCTGACACAGGCGCCCAACAGCTACAACCCGCTCAAACATCCGGACAAGGCCAAGACCAGGCAGGCTTATGTGCTCAAAAATATGCTTGACCAGAAGATGATCACACAGGCGCAGTATAACCAGGCGCTGGCCGAGCCGCTCACCTATGTGGGGCAGCAGCCCGCCATCCGCAGCTGGTTCGTGGACCAGGTGATCAACGACGTCATTGACGATCTGGTGACGCAGAAGGGCTATATGCGTACCCGGGCGACGAGCATGGTGCTCAACGGCGGGCTGAAGATTTATTCCACGCTGAATCCCACCGTGCAGACCGCGATGGACAATGTCTACCAGACGAACGCGAACAGCAGCGACATCTGGCTGGCCGGCAAAAACGGTACGTATCAGTCCGCCATGGTCATCATGGATTATTCCGGCGCGGTGCTGGGCCTTGAGGGCGCACGCGGAGCCAAGACCACCAACCTCGGGTTCAGCCGCGCGACCGATATGCTGCGCTCCCCGGGTTCTTCCATCAAGCCCATTGGGGTATATGGCCCGGCGATTGAACAGGGGCTCATTTCCTGGTCGAGCACCTTCCAGGATTCGCCGCCTATCACCCTCAACGGTTCCCCGTGGCCGCACAACGACGATTCCTGGTCCTATCAGACCATGACGGTGCCGGAAGCGCTGGCACAGTCCAAGAACACCATCGCCGTACGGATCGAACAACTGGTCAAACCGGCTACTACGGTCAATTTCCTCACCAACAAGCTGGGCTTCACCACACTGGTGACAAAGGCGGATAAAAACGGCAACAGCGATATGGGCCTGGCCGTGGGAATCGGTTCGCTTACCAAGGGTGTTTCGGTGGAAACCATGGCGGCGGCCTACCAGCCGTTTGGCGACGGCGGGCTGTACAACAAACCCTATACTTACACCAAAGTGCTCGACAGCAACGGCAACGTGCTGCTGGAGAATAAGGCGACCGGCACCCGCGCGTTCTCCCAGGAAACGTCCACCATTGTCAACCGGCTGCTGCAAAACGATGTTACCAACGGCACCGGCGTGAAAGCGCAGCTTTCCAGCACTACGGTGGGCGGCAAGACCGGTACCACCGATAACGGCTGGGACCGCTGGTTTGTCGGCATCACACCCGATTATGTCGGGGCCACATGGTGTGGTTATGATGACAACAAGGAAATGTACACCAGAGACAACCCATCGGTTATTGCATGGCACGCCGTGATGCAGAAGATTCAGTCCGCCCTGCCGTATAAGACCTTCCCCGTCTGGGGGGATGTGGTGCAGGGGGCGGACGGCGGCTGGTACAAAGCCGGCACACAGCCTCAGTAA
- a CDS encoding YhgE/Pip domain-containing protein yields MRKHIPYPRIVVILLGVTIIPILYSFFYLWAFWDPYGNLSKIPVAVVNDDKGASINNEQRNLGGEMVRNMKKSDDLKWVFLDNDADARAGVEAGNYYSAVFIPETFSADIASASTTDKKTPVIQYLSNEKNNYTASKIISSAMTRLEEQTRMSVDQSITASLSDKLRATPASLQTLHNGLSQLSDGANALSSGIGQAQSGAAQVASGASTLGSGLQTLGNGANSLASGASQAASGAAQVASGAASLNTGLQALNTGAQSLSSGTNQAAGGAAQVANGAASLNTGLQTLNTGAQSLSSGVNDAAGGAAQVSSGAAALQQQFVSQFTPGVNQLSDGLARLLAALQITGSTSNPTLADSITQLDNGLAQLQSQFQTTGSTTSPTLADSIGQLNTGAQSYSSLAAGTLYAGTASTFAALQSASNGNTALAQQLTAGVLQSYRQQAAAALYTYATTNSTDALNNAAVFVSLYDAAAVIAGNPSISETDFVSALAKGGSYTFSASDLPADEQAAGAQIAGTVNSQIVPSLNQNNVVAAGQTLAAGTSKLAAQFRTSGNPSSPSLYDNINSLKAGMDALAAQLKSGGNTATLYDNVKNLSDGAAAIAAQTKTSGDASNPTLYDGISQLASGSSSLNGGLISAASGASQLAAGTASAASGGSSLSSGAAQLSAGMPALASGANQLAAGLSGAAAGSASLSSGAAQLSTGIPALASGANQLAAGTASAISGSGSLTTGAQQLLAGFSPLRNGVAELANGLSSATQGVSDSLADANIQIQSLNGLDRYASAPLKVQSASVYHVPNYGIGFAPYFISISLWAGALMMIAGLQLGKGKPGSPLEMRRFAMLRVAFYYVMAFLQGVVLSVVLPLTLHFQVQNMPLYMLTNILVAFTFVSVILFCVTSLGIFGSFISVVLLVLQLTSSAGTFPLETTPKFFQVISPLLPMTYSVRLLREVISGFHGNYAAYDVAYLLAVLAAMFSLIVIVTHFKTSREISRAEDTREADMELPS; encoded by the coding sequence TTGCGCAAACACATCCCATATCCCCGCATCGTCGTCATCCTGTTGGGGGTCACCATCATCCCGATCCTGTACAGCTTTTTCTACCTCTGGGCCTTCTGGGACCCATACGGCAATCTGTCGAAAATACCCGTGGCCGTGGTGAACGATGACAAAGGCGCATCCATCAACAACGAACAGCGCAATCTGGGCGGCGAAATGGTCCGGAACATGAAAAAAAGCGACGACCTGAAATGGGTCTTCCTGGATAACGACGCCGACGCCCGCGCGGGCGTGGAAGCGGGCAACTACTACTCGGCAGTCTTCATTCCGGAGACCTTTTCGGCCGACATCGCCTCTGCCTCCACCACCGACAAGAAAACCCCTGTAATCCAATACCTCAGCAATGAAAAAAACAACTACACCGCATCCAAGATCATCAGCAGCGCCATGACGCGGCTGGAAGAACAAACGCGGATGAGCGTGGACCAGAGCATCACCGCATCGCTCTCCGACAAGCTGCGCGCCACGCCTGCCAGCCTGCAGACCCTGCACAACGGGCTCAGCCAGCTTTCCGACGGTGCAAACGCCCTGTCCTCCGGCATCGGGCAGGCACAGAGCGGCGCGGCGCAGGTCGCAAGCGGCGCATCCACGCTGGGCAGCGGCCTGCAAACACTGGGCAACGGCGCAAACAGCCTTGCCTCCGGCGCGAGCCAGGCGGCAAGCGGCGCGGCACAGGTCGCAAGCGGCGCGGCCTCGCTCAACACCGGCCTGCAGGCGCTGAACACCGGCGCGCAGAGCCTTTCTTCCGGTACGAACCAGGCGGCGGGCGGCGCGGCACAGGTCGCAAACGGCGCGGCCTCCCTCAACACCGGCCTGCAAACGCTGAACACCGGCGCACAAAGTCTTTCCTCCGGTGTGAATGACGCGGCGGGCGGCGCGGCACAGGTCTCAAGCGGCGCGGCGGCGCTGCAGCAGCAATTTGTCAGCCAGTTTACACCCGGCGTCAACCAGTTGTCGGATGGGCTTGCCCGGCTTTTGGCGGCCCTTCAAATCACCGGCTCCACGTCCAACCCCACGCTGGCAGACAGCATCACCCAGCTCGACAACGGCCTTGCACAACTGCAAAGCCAGTTCCAAACCACCGGCTCCACCACCAGCCCCACGCTGGCGGACAGCATCGGCCAACTGAACACCGGCGCACAGTCCTATTCCTCCCTTGCGGCAGGCACGCTGTATGCCGGCACCGCCTCCACATTCGCGGCACTGCAAAGCGCCTCGAACGGCAACACCGCCCTCGCGCAGCAGCTCACGGCGGGCGTGCTGCAATCTTACCGCCAACAGGCCGCCGCCGCCCTTTACACCTATGCGACCACGAACAGCACCGACGCACTCAACAACGCGGCCGTTTTCGTGAGCCTGTATGATGCGGCCGCAGTCATCGCCGGTAACCCTTCCATTTCCGAAACCGATTTTGTCTCGGCACTGGCCAAGGGCGGCAGTTATACGTTCAGCGCAAGCGACCTGCCCGCCGACGAACAGGCGGCCGGCGCGCAGATCGCCGGGACCGTCAACAGCCAGATTGTCCCCTCCCTCAACCAAAACAACGTTGTTGCGGCCGGGCAAACTCTGGCCGCCGGCACATCCAAATTGGCGGCGCAGTTCCGGACCAGCGGCAATCCGTCCTCTCCCTCGCTGTATGACAATATCAACAGCCTGAAGGCCGGTATGGACGCATTGGCCGCGCAGCTGAAATCCGGCGGCAACACCGCCACGCTGTACGACAATGTCAAAAATCTGTCCGACGGAGCCGCTGCCATCGCCGCGCAGACCAAAACCAGCGGCGATGCATCCAACCCCACGCTTTACGACGGCATCAGCCAGCTGGCTTCCGGTTCCTCCAGCCTGAACGGCGGCCTGATTTCCGCAGCATCCGGCGCAAGCCAACTGGCGGCAGGCACTGCAAGCGCGGCCTCCGGCGGTTCTTCGCTCTCTTCCGGCGCGGCGCAGCTCTCCGCCGGCATGCCCGCTCTTGCTTCGGGCGCGAACCAACTGGCCGCAGGCCTGTCTGGCGCGGCCGCGGGCAGCGCGTCGCTCTCCTCCGGCGCGGCGCAGCTCTCCACCGGCATACCCGCTCTCGCTTCGGGTGCGAACCAGCTGGCCGCAGGCACCGCAAGCGCCATTTCCGGAAGCGGCAGCCTGACCACCGGCGCTCAGCAGCTTCTCGCCGGCTTCTCTCCCCTGCGCAACGGCGTCGCAGAGCTCGCAAACGGGCTTTCCTCCGCTACACAGGGCGTGAGCGACAGCCTGGCTGACGCCAACATCCAGATCCAGTCGCTGAACGGGCTGGACCGTTATGCCTCCGCCCCGCTCAAAGTGCAGTCCGCCAGTGTCTACCATGTACCCAACTACGGCATCGGCTTTGCACCTTATTTTATCTCCATCTCGCTCTGGGCGGGCGCATTGATGATGATCGCCGGGCTTCAGCTCGGCAAAGGTAAGCCGGGCAGTCCCCTGGAAATGCGCCGTTTCGCTATGCTGCGCGTAGCGTTCTATTATGTCATGGCCTTCCTGCAGGGGGTGGTGCTCTCTGTTGTTCTGCCGCTCACACTCCATTTTCAGGTGCAGAACATGCCGCTGTATATGCTCACCAATATTCTGGTCGCTTTCACATTTGTTTCGGTCATCCTCTTCTGTGTAACCTCCCTGGGCATTTTCGGCAGTTTCATTTCCGTTGTGTTGCTGGTGCTTCAACTCACCTCCAGCGCCGGCACTTTTCCGCTGGAGACCACGCCGAAGTTCTTCCAGGTCATCAGCCCGCTGCTGCCCATGACCTATTCGGTGCGACTGCTCCGCGAAGTCATCAGCGGCTTTCACGGCAACTATGCCGCCTATGACGTTGCCTATCTGCTGGCGGTGCTGGCGGCAATGTTCTCCCTGATCGTCATCGTCACCCATTTCAAGACCTCCAGGGAAATCTCCCGCGCGGAGGATACCCGGGAAGCAGACATGGAACTCCCCTCCTGA
- a CDS encoding glycoside hydrolase family 25 protein, with protein MKKIVRPLLLSVGFYAAACGIVLRVIPGNMTRAETVNTSNPSTISSPAVLPSSSALPAAPTKAVAAPQSARFEVVDISHHDTIADWTSLKTAAAGLYMKATEGATYVDPMLGPYTDAAAKAGLPIGFFHYFWPSSDSQDAVRQADHFYQTIKAYSYTFFPAIDVEENNNLTPAALTTSVLAFNKEFEKLSGQSLLIYCSRKFADKYLSDPALSKYGLWVADYNGPVPTQAGAWKTHVMWQYTSTAAIPGVPNPMDADHATAAIILPGH; from the coding sequence ATGAAAAAAATCGTGCGGCCGCTGCTGCTGTCCGTCGGCTTTTACGCGGCAGCCTGTGGTATCGTGCTGCGGGTCATCCCCGGCAACATGACCCGCGCAGAAACGGTAAACACCTCGAATCCGAGCACCATTTCCTCCCCGGCCGTTCTTCCAAGTTCCTCCGCTTTGCCGGCAGCGCCCACCAAAGCCGTCGCCGCTCCGCAAAGCGCCCGTTTTGAAGTGGTGGACATCTCCCACCACGACACCATCGCCGACTGGACGTCGCTCAAAACTGCCGCGGCCGGCCTGTATATGAAAGCCACCGAAGGTGCCACCTATGTCGACCCCATGTTGGGCCCGTATACGGATGCGGCGGCAAAGGCGGGGCTGCCTATCGGTTTTTTCCATTATTTCTGGCCCTCGAGCGACTCGCAGGACGCCGTCCGGCAGGCCGATCATTTTTACCAAACCATCAAGGCATACAGCTACACGTTTTTCCCCGCGATTGACGTGGAGGAAAACAACAACCTTACTCCTGCGGCGCTTACGACTTCGGTGCTGGCGTTCAACAAGGAGTTTGAAAAGCTGTCCGGCCAGTCGTTGCTGATCTACTGTTCCAGAAAGTTTGCGGACAAGTATTTGTCCGATCCCGCTTTATCAAAATACGGGCTGTGGGTTGCCGATTACAACGGACCGGTACCAACGCAGGCCGGCGCCTGGAAAACACATGTGATGTGGCAGTACACCAGCACGGCTGCCATCCCCGGCGTACCCAACCCCATGGATGCCGACCACGCCACTGCCGCCATCATCCTGCCCGGACACTGA
- a CDS encoding amidase domain-containing protein, translated as MPMVPYLPENGVQYARRFALHEQVPEENRLFYYSQGDNCTNFISQCVWAAYSGWLSYAPTAVNASRIREDVRMVTGVWYGSYWHIESTRWCRVEEFYTYATAAKPRGPAAVQIAAGTFDTVAPSVLRRGDVVQLVVATYMPDRFGHGLYVTEPGTSWDGVRVCCQSYDRLDAPMSSFALYPQVYTRLRVLRFSSAVW; from the coding sequence ATGCCGATGGTGCCCTATCTGCCGGAAAACGGTGTGCAATACGCGCGCCGGTTCGCGCTGCACGAGCAGGTGCCCGAAGAAAACCGCCTGTTTTATTACAGCCAGGGCGACAACTGCACCAATTTCATCAGCCAGTGTGTCTGGGCCGCGTATAGCGGCTGGCTGTCATACGCGCCAACGGCGGTGAATGCCTCCCGCATCCGTGAGGATGTGCGGATGGTCACCGGTGTGTGGTACGGCTCCTACTGGCATATCGAGTCCACCCGCTGGTGCCGTGTGGAAGAATTTTACACATATGCCACGGCGGCGAAACCCCGCGGCCCGGCGGCAGTGCAGATTGCGGCCGGAACGTTTGATACGGTCGCCCCTTCCGTGCTGCGGCGGGGCGACGTGGTGCAACTGGTGGTGGCGACCTATATGCCGGACCGGTTCGGGCACGGCCTGTATGTCACCGAACCGGGAACAAGCTGGGATGGTGTACGCGTCTGCTGCCAGAGTTACGACCGGCTGGACGCGCCGATGTCATCGTTTGCGCTGTATCCGCAGGTCTATACGCGCCTGCGGGTGCTGCGTTTTTCGTCGGCAGTGTGGTGA